The following are encoded in a window of Diorhabda sublineata isolate icDioSubl1.1 chromosome 5, icDioSubl1.1, whole genome shotgun sequence genomic DNA:
- the LOC130443970 gene encoding glucose dehydrogenase [FAD, quinone]-like, protein MRYFKKTEYFHRTKPDIPINISYHGQDSLLNVQNGMFNEKYGKPFFEANKELGYSTIDYNGPNMIGTSIIQQFVKFGKREDFGNVFITPFLGRSSLEVTTRSYVIKIEINNVTKTAKSVLFSKNGRIYRAKSSKEILLSGGTIASPKILMLSGIGPKNHLEALGIEVIQNLEVGSQYKDHIIVILPFSTNITMREKPFSVKLANYLRGYGELTSVTYSQNVGFFQINRNISNIPDFEVYSYIAQNVTATMQPNAPTVQNINVYNILSYFGSKSTGSLRLKSNDPYDYPLIDPNLLSDTNNEDIEELYHSLKYIFKLMDTKPYKQYKVKLSDERPPECAVYQYNSKDYWQCYLKQRSTNGLHMTGTCAMGTDPTKGAVVDTNLKIFGIKNLRVVDASIFPEPIVGHLTIPCTTVAEKISDVIKIDYGQTVYVS, encoded by the coding sequence ATGCGGtactttaaaaaaactgaatatttccATCGAACCAAACCTGATATACCGATAAATATATCTTATCACGGACAAGATAGtttattaaatgttcaaaatgggATGTTCAATGAAAAATACGGCAAACCATTTTTTGAAGCTAACAAGGAACTAGGGTATTCTACAATCGATTACAATGGACCAAATATGATCGGCACTTCTATTATTCAACAATTTGTTAAATTTGGTAAAAGGGAGGATTTTGGAAATGTATTTATAACTCcttttctaggaaggtctagcTTAGAAGTTACTACAAGAAGTTATGTcataaaaattgagattaataACGTAACCAAAACAgccaaaagtgttttgtttagtaaaaatggaagaatttaTCGAGCGAAATCTTCAAAAGAGATTCTATTATCAGGCGGAACTATAGCCAGTCCTAAAATTCTCATGCTTTCGGGAATAGGAccaaaaaatcatttagaaGCTTTGGGCATTGAAgtgattcaaaatttagaagtaGGAAGTCAATATAAAGATCACATTATTGTGATTCTGCCATTTTCTACCAACATTACAATGCGAGAGAAGCCTTTCTCTGTAAAATTAGCTAATTACTTACGAGGTTACGGTGAGCTAACATCCGTGACTTATTCTCAAAATGTAGgctttttccaaataaatagaaatatcagTAATATACCAGATTTTGAAGTATATTCTTATATTGCTCAAAACGTAACAGCGACAATGCAACCAAATGCTCCAACTGTTCAAAACATAAATGTTTACAATATATTATCGTATTTTGGCTCGAAATCAACAGGTTCGCTCCGATTAAAAAGCAATGATCCGTATGATTACCCACTAATAGATCCTAATTTACTTTCCGACACTAATAACGAGGATATAGAAGAATTGTACCACagtttaaaatacatttttaaactcATGGATACTAAACCGTACAAACAGTACAAGGTAAAGCTTTCAGATGAGCGACCTCCGGAATGTGCAGTTTACCAATATAATTCCAAAGATTACTGGCAATGCTATTTGAAACAACGTAGTACAAATGGACTGCATATGACAGGTACATGTGCTATGGGAACGGATCCAACGAAAGGGGCAGTTGTcgatacaaatttgaaaattttcggtATAAAAAATCTAAGAGTTGTCGATGCCAGTATTTTCCCCGAACCTATAGTAGGACATCTGACCATTCCATGTACAACGGTGGCAGAAAAAATCAGTGATGTGattaaaattgattatggaCAAACTGTATACGTAAgctaa